The following are from one region of the Deltaproteobacteria bacterium genome:
- a CDS encoding cytochrome b/b6 domain-containing protein: MSQNSKTRIRRFTPGQRLFHLLLILTFLLQAATGLARLYIQTQWGKSLAWVFGGYEACRTVHIYGGIFLICLFLVHILHILIVKLDWSNLPGSLFGPDSLIPRPKDIRDFFLHLGWFLGLAKHPRFDRWGYWEKFDYWAVFWGIPLLGITGLLLAYPLYASRIIPGWGLNVALWIHRIEALLAMCHVFVIHFFIAHFRRQNFPMDRAMFEGSIDLESANHERPEWIARLKKAGELEKRLVPGAAPGRLVFFYLFGYAAMAVGLFLLIGGVVNSPYIAW; encoded by the coding sequence GTGAGTCAAAACAGCAAGACTAGGATCAGGCGCTTCACCCCGGGGCAACGGCTTTTTCACCTGCTTCTCATTCTCACCTTCTTGCTGCAGGCAGCCACAGGCCTCGCTCGCCTGTACATTCAGACCCAGTGGGGTAAGAGTTTGGCCTGGGTATTTGGTGGCTACGAAGCTTGTCGCACTGTCCATATATATGGAGGAATTTTCTTAATTTGCCTTTTTTTGGTTCACATCCTTCATATACTAATTGTCAAGCTCGACTGGAGCAACTTGCCTGGCAGTCTGTTTGGCCCCGATTCCCTCATTCCACGGCCAAAGGATATCAGAGACTTCTTTTTGCACCTGGGCTGGTTTCTGGGCCTGGCAAAGCACCCAAGGTTCGATCGCTGGGGATACTGGGAAAAATTTGATTACTGGGCTGTGTTCTGGGGAATACCTTTGCTCGGCATCACTGGCCTGCTCCTGGCGTATCCTCTGTATGCAAGCCGCATCATACCCGGCTGGGGCCTTAACGTGGCTCTCTGGATCCACAGAATTGAGGCCCTTCTGGCCATGTGCCACGTGTTCGTCATTCACTTCTTTATCGCTCACTTTCGCAGACAAAACTTCCCCATGGATCGCGCCATGTTTGAAGGAAGCATCGACCTGGAGAGCGCTAATCACGAAAGGCCTGAATGGATCGCCCGCCTGAAAAAAGCAGGCGAACTGGAAAAAAGGCTGGTGCCCGGGGCAGCACCTGGCAGACTGGTTTTCTTCTATCTCTTTGGTTATGCTGCCATGGCAGTGGGCCTCTTCCTGCTGATAGGCGGCGTCGTCAACAGTCCATACATTGCCTGGTAG
- a CDS encoding serine acetyltransferase, whose product MSEAYHLRDKEVEACRVEIDTAAKFRRKLPVVVGKLVTSARDPELFSHIDAETIPSLERIIDILHRSRRLLFPGYLNGQVLDANALEYVIGMEATRLFEDVAKQVALSIRHDCQRYQMVCTRCQERGQQEALRFLEELPRIRNILATDVQASYDGDPAAKTIDEVVISYPGVLAITVHRIAHQFWQQQVPLVPRMMSEYAHSITGIDIHPGASIGPSFFIDHGTGVVIGETTTIGSRVRIYQGVTLGALSLPKEEVERLRGAKRHPTIEDDVTIYAGATVLGGDTVIGAGAVIGGNVWITESVPPGTKVFLAPPKLIYKNSVR is encoded by the coding sequence ATGAGTGAAGCATACCACCTGAGAGATAAAGAAGTCGAAGCCTGCCGTGTAGAGATTGACACTGCCGCAAAGTTCCGCAGGAAGCTGCCAGTGGTCGTTGGCAAGCTGGTGACCTCTGCCAGGGATCCCGAGCTCTTCTCCCATATTGATGCAGAAACCATTCCGTCCCTGGAACGCATCATAGATATATTACACCGTTCCAGGCGTCTGCTGTTTCCCGGCTATTTGAATGGGCAGGTTCTGGATGCAAACGCCTTGGAATATGTCATTGGCATGGAAGCGACCCGCTTGTTCGAGGATGTTGCCAAGCAGGTGGCCCTGAGCATCCGGCACGACTGTCAGAGGTACCAGATGGTGTGCACTCGCTGCCAGGAACGGGGACAACAGGAAGCTCTTCGTTTTCTCGAGGAGCTTCCCAGGATCCGCAACATACTCGCCACCGATGTCCAGGCAAGCTATGATGGCGACCCAGCTGCCAAGACCATTGATGAAGTTGTCATCAGCTATCCAGGAGTTCTGGCTATAACCGTGCACAGGATTGCCCACCAATTCTGGCAGCAACAGGTGCCTCTAGTGCCGCGAATGATGTCCGAGTATGCTCATAGTATCACCGGTATCGACATTCATCCTGGGGCCTCCATTGGACCCAGTTTCTTCATTGACCATGGCACCGGCGTGGTAATAGGCGAAACTACCACCATCGGCTCGAGAGTACGAATCTATCAAGGGGTAACACTTGGCGCCCTTTCTCTGCCCAAAGAGGAGGTGGAGCGTTTGCGGGGTGCAAAGCGACATCCCACCATTGAAGACGACGTCACCATCTACGCCGGAGCTACTGTACTCGGCGGTGATACTGTCATTGGCGCTGGCGCGGTGATTGGCGGCAATGTCTGGATCACAGAATCGGTTCCTCCTGGAACCAAAGTTTTTCTGGCTCCACCCAAGCTGATCTACAAGAACTCCGTGAGGTGA
- the cysK gene encoding cysteine synthase A — MKIASLIGHTIGNTPLVELKSMAGDLPGKILAKLEFFNPLGSVKDRIGRSMIEAAEVDGRLKPGGTIIEPTSGNTGIALAMVAASKGYHLILTMPETMSVERHKLLLRLGAELVLTPGSEGMKGAIKKAQELLEANSTGFMPDQFSNAANPTVHRETTALEIWHDTDGKVDILVSGVGTGGTITGVAEVIKEKKPSFRAIAVEPSESPVLSGGNPGSHKIQGIGAGFVPAVLRLDLVDEVVQVGYEEAEEIAARLAREEGILAGISSGAAVWAALQVAGREENRDKTIVVVLPSTGERYISTWP; from the coding sequence ATGAAAATTGCCAGCCTGATTGGCCATACCATCGGGAATACCCCGCTGGTGGAACTCAAGAGTATGGCAGGGGATCTGCCCGGGAAGATCCTTGCCAAATTGGAGTTCTTCAATCCTCTGGGTAGCGTCAAGGATCGCATCGGTCGGAGCATGATCGAAGCGGCTGAAGTTGACGGCAGATTGAAGCCCGGCGGCACCATCATCGAGCCCACCAGCGGCAACACCGGCATCGCCCTCGCCATGGTTGCTGCCAGTAAAGGCTACCACCTCATTCTCACCATGCCGGAAACCATGAGCGTGGAGAGGCACAAATTGCTGCTGCGCCTGGGGGCAGAACTTGTCCTCACTCCTGGAAGCGAAGGGATGAAGGGGGCTATCAAAAAAGCTCAGGAATTGCTTGAGGCAAACAGCACAGGATTCATGCCTGATCAGTTTTCCAATGCTGCCAACCCGACGGTGCATCGTGAGACAACCGCCCTGGAGATCTGGCATGACACAGACGGCAAGGTAGATATCCTGGTCTCCGGTGTGGGCACAGGCGGTACTATCACCGGCGTTGCCGAAGTAATAAAAGAGAAGAAACCTTCTTTCCGGGCCATTGCCGTGGAACCCAGCGAATCACCCGTACTTTCCGGTGGCAACCCCGGTTCTCACAAGATTCAGGGAATCGGCGCCGGGTTTGTACCAGCTGTGCTGCGTCTGGATCTGGTGGACGAGGTCGTTCAGGTGGGATATGAGGAAGCTGAAGAAATTGCCGCCCGCCTGGCTCGGGAGGAGGGAATCCTTGCAGGCATTTCCAGCGGCGCTGCGGTCTGGGCGGCTCTGCAGGTAGCTGGAAGAGAAGAGAATCGCGACAAGACCATCGTTGTTGTCCTGCCCAGCACCGGGGAGCGGTACATCAGCACCTGGCCATGA
- a CDS encoding homocysteine biosynthesis protein encodes MAKTIQEINEKIRRGRAVVCTAEEVIQIAKSKGAKQAAAEVDVVTTGTFAPMCSSGAYFNVGHSKPRIKLGGGTVTLNDVPVYTGFAAVDFFLGATAVPDTDPRNTIYPGKFSYGGGHLIEDLVAGKDVQLIARAYGTDCYPRRKLETWIRLEDMNEAVLFNMRNCYQNYNVAVNLSDRLIYTYMGVLQPNMRNATYCSAGQLSPLLNDPFYRTIGIGTRIFLGGGIGYVVGNGTQHNPSVPRTAKGIPRMGAGTLAVTGSLKQMSARWLRGASFTGYGVTLAVGIGIPIPILDEDMLLYTAVTDADIVAQVVDYSEAYPHYTSGNLAEVSYAELKSGSITVNGKKVPSAGLSSYVRAREIAEILKSWLEKGSFLLTEPAETLVSADSEVEFKPLQERPILNNNRVAAS; translated from the coding sequence ATGGCTAAGACCATCCAGGAAATCAATGAAAAAATACGCCGAGGTCGGGCAGTGGTCTGTACCGCCGAGGAGGTTATCCAGATAGCAAAGAGTAAAGGCGCCAAGCAAGCTGCAGCCGAGGTGGACGTGGTCACCACCGGCACTTTTGCGCCCATGTGTTCATCCGGAGCCTATTTCAACGTGGGCCACAGCAAGCCGCGCATCAAGCTCGGCGGCGGCACCGTTACCCTGAACGATGTTCCCGTATATACCGGGTTTGCCGCTGTCGACTTCTTCTTGGGTGCTACCGCCGTGCCTGACACCGACCCGAGAAACACTATTTATCCGGGCAAATTCTCCTACGGCGGCGGCCATCTTATCGAGGATCTGGTAGCTGGCAAAGATGTCCAGCTTATCGCCCGCGCTTATGGTACGGACTGTTATCCGCGGCGCAAGCTCGAGACCTGGATCAGGCTCGAAGATATGAACGAGGCCGTGCTCTTCAACATGCGCAACTGTTATCAGAACTACAATGTGGCAGTGAACCTTTCTGACCGGCTGATTTACACTTATATGGGAGTCCTGCAGCCCAATATGAGGAACGCCACCTATTGCAGCGCTGGCCAGTTGAGCCCGCTGCTCAATGATCCTTTCTATCGAACAATAGGGATAGGAACCCGCATCTTTCTTGGCGGCGGCATTGGCTATGTGGTGGGCAACGGCACCCAGCACAATCCCAGCGTACCTCGGACCGCCAAAGGCATTCCCCGCATGGGTGCCGGCACTCTGGCAGTCACTGGCAGCCTGAAGCAGATGAGTGCTCGTTGGCTCAGAGGAGCTTCCTTCACTGGCTATGGCGTCACCTTGGCGGTTGGCATCGGTATCCCCATTCCGATACTGGATGAGGACATGCTGCTATACACTGCCGTCACCGATGCAGATATCGTGGCGCAGGTGGTGGATTACAGTGAAGCTTATCCACACTACACTTCGGGAAATCTTGCTGAAGTGAGCTACGCTGAACTCAAATCAGGCTCAATTACTGTAAACGGCAAGAAAGTTCCCAGCGCTGGCCTTTCTTCCTATGTCCGCGCCAGGGAGATTGCCGAAATCCTCAAGAGTTGGCTAGAAAAAGGCTCCTTTCTGCTCACCGAACCGGCGGAAACTCTTGTTTCTGCCGATTCGGAAGTCGAATTCAAGCCCCTGCAGGAAAGGCCCATCCTAAACAACAACAGGGTGGCTGCCTCTTGA
- a CDS encoding 4Fe-4S binding protein, whose protein sequence is MAKKRLVLNFPPQLIDQPVTYRLITQYQLEVNILRASITPREWGRLVVEVTGSKENLDSGLKFASNLGVEIKPLAQDVQWYQERCIECTACTAICPTGALQLSREEMRVSFDHDKCIVCGLCLPICPYGAVEIMF, encoded by the coding sequence ATGGCGAAAAAGCGTCTCGTGCTCAATTTTCCACCTCAGTTGATCGACCAGCCGGTCACTTACCGCCTGATCACTCAATATCAGCTGGAAGTAAACATTCTGCGAGCCAGCATCACTCCGCGGGAATGGGGCAGACTCGTGGTGGAGGTGACCGGCAGCAAGGAAAATCTCGATTCCGGCTTGAAGTTTGCCTCCAATCTGGGAGTGGAAATCAAGCCACTCGCCCAGGATGTCCAGTGGTATCAGGAACGCTGCATCGAGTGCACCGCCTGCACAGCCATTTGCCCCACCGGTGCGCTGCAGCTGTCGAGAGAGGAGATGAGGGTCTCTTTTGATCACGACAAGTGCATCGTCTGTGGCCTTTGTCTTCCCATCTGTCCATATGGCGCAGTGGAGATTATGTTTTGA
- the phnD gene encoding phosphate/phosphite/phosphonate ABC transporter substrate-binding protein, with product MQHISPATFLISSSLLAVSLLFSLSCSRDVDSHVVDFSKTMQVERPGESTSPKGSSLRVAVGAMISPRETFAYYHRMLDYIGRRLHMEVELVQRKTYAEVNELFARGQVDVGFICSGPYALSKATYGFEPLATPLVHGQPSYQAYLIVNRESTIYRLEDLRGRVFAFTDPQSNTGKLVPTYWVTQLDEQPETFFARTIYTYSHDNAIIAVSKELVDGAAVDSLIWEYYNHKRPELTSRTRIIRKSTPYGIPPLVCSSSLPAQLKGRIRQVLFAMHGDPEGQTILSQLMIDRFVPVREEWYETIRDMKKKLASPGNRLDATSKTQE from the coding sequence ATGCAACATATTTCACCTGCCACTTTCCTTATCAGCTCTTCACTATTGGCCGTCAGTTTGCTGTTTTCGTTGAGTTGCAGCCGTGATGTGGACTCACATGTGGTTGACTTCAGCAAGACTATGCAGGTGGAGCGGCCCGGCGAAAGCACATCGCCAAAGGGTTCGTCTCTGCGGGTAGCGGTGGGCGCCATGATTTCTCCTAGAGAGACTTTTGCCTATTATCACCGTATGTTAGATTACATTGGCCGACGTCTACACATGGAAGTGGAACTTGTTCAGCGCAAGACTTATGCCGAAGTCAATGAACTCTTTGCCAGAGGCCAGGTGGATGTAGGGTTCATCTGTTCAGGCCCTTACGCCCTGAGCAAAGCGACATATGGCTTTGAACCTTTGGCCACACCTTTGGTTCACGGGCAGCCATCATATCAAGCTTACCTTATCGTCAATAGAGAAAGCACCATTTATCGGCTGGAAGATCTGAGAGGAAGAGTTTTTGCCTTCACGGATCCTCAATCCAATACCGGGAAACTGGTGCCCACTTACTGGGTGACCCAGCTGGACGAACAGCCGGAGACCTTCTTTGCCAGAACCATCTACACTTACAGCCACGACAACGCCATTATCGCGGTGTCCAAGGAGCTTGTTGACGGTGCTGCAGTGGACAGTCTGATCTGGGAATATTACAATCACAAACGACCCGAGCTCACAAGCAGAACGCGCATCATTAGAAAATCCACACCATATGGCATACCTCCGCTGGTCTGTTCGTCATCCCTGCCAGCGCAGCTCAAGGGCCGCATTCGGCAGGTGCTCTTTGCCATGCATGGCGATCCGGAGGGCCAGACAATTCTCAGCCAGCTCATGATTGATCGATTCGTGCCCGTAAGGGAAGAATGGTATGAAACGATCAGAGATATGAAAAAGAAACTTGCTTCCCCTGGAAACAGACTCGATGCGACCTCTAAAACTCAAGAGTAA
- a CDS encoding sigma 54-interacting transcriptional regulator has protein sequence MRPLKLKSKLLLAVSLLVIASGLSISSLVAQRYSRSLLSAVSSQAENLAHAVALESADKILTNDLVALQKMLEYQVRSNPAISYLFIYNKGEVIAHTFPAGVPVDLINIHPAVSGTQPHLLTLKSTSGDEYLDFSWPIFDGNAGILRLGFSEEAYRKQIRRLWVEMSTLTLVILLVALAITLFFLKRFTRPLENLAAATQEIYKGNLAVRVPVSSEDEIGTLASSFNHMVASMESYTQRLEEQTIELAHAHQQTRTFCGIVQEIGGLRSLSEIGSFLFSRFYPNLECNCLELFVFNDARGLLFAFAGDGVRILKSPEVLEAAIAAFQERSETHFSPIKPFEPPLNSVSFEKALTQILVPFPHEKQATGALLIGCQGDCRCHSKEIEVVSLILSQAAGVLRRAVIQEEEMQGLQAKLDSTAEFSGIVGRDPKMQLIYKLIEDVAPTDATVLIQGESGTGKEVVARAIHEQSLRKNNKFVVINSSAYPATLLESELFGHEKGAFTGATRRKAGRFEQAHGGTVFLDEVAEIPPSAQIKLLRVLQTQKFERVGGEKTLSVDVRIIAATNRNLITRVKEGNFREDLYYRLNVIPIFLPPLRERKNDIPLLVRHFLRHFTAEQGKSIQEISPEAMRLFLDYPWPGNVRELENSIEHATVLAKEERIVASDLPVSIQSDSKVATAVKGPILMEHEKKVLREVLDDCRWNKKQAAKRLGISRSTLYEKLKKYQIYRPTPH, from the coding sequence ATGCGACCTCTAAAACTCAAGAGTAAGCTGCTGCTGGCAGTGTCCCTGCTGGTGATCGCTAGCGGTCTGAGCATCTCCTCTCTGGTTGCCCAACGTTACTCGAGGAGTCTGTTGAGTGCAGTATCCTCGCAGGCAGAAAATCTTGCTCATGCCGTGGCTCTGGAATCTGCGGACAAAATCCTCACCAACGACCTGGTCGCTCTGCAAAAGATGCTCGAGTACCAGGTGAGAAGTAATCCGGCCATCTCCTATCTCTTCATCTACAACAAGGGGGAGGTAATTGCCCACACCTTTCCTGCTGGCGTGCCGGTAGATCTCATCAATATCCATCCAGCCGTCTCAGGCACGCAACCTCATCTTTTAACACTAAAATCTACCAGTGGTGATGAATACCTGGATTTTTCCTGGCCAATTTTTGATGGCAATGCCGGCATCCTCAGGCTCGGATTCTCCGAAGAGGCTTACAGAAAACAGATCCGCAGGCTCTGGGTAGAGATGTCCACCCTTACTCTGGTAATTCTTCTTGTTGCCCTTGCCATCACCCTGTTTTTCTTGAAAAGATTCACCAGACCTCTGGAAAATCTCGCTGCAGCTACACAAGAGATCTACAAAGGAAATCTCGCCGTGCGGGTTCCTGTAAGCAGTGAAGACGAAATCGGCACACTGGCCTCCTCTTTCAACCACATGGTGGCAAGTATGGAAAGCTACACCCAGCGATTGGAAGAGCAGACCATCGAGTTGGCGCATGCTCACCAGCAGACTCGGACTTTTTGCGGCATCGTCCAGGAAATAGGTGGCCTCCGGAGCCTGAGTGAGATTGGTTCTTTTCTCTTTTCTCGGTTTTATCCCAACCTAGAGTGCAACTGTCTGGAACTCTTCGTCTTCAATGATGCCCGAGGTCTTCTCTTCGCTTTTGCCGGGGATGGGGTACGTATCCTGAAATCTCCGGAAGTGTTGGAAGCAGCCATTGCAGCTTTTCAAGAGCGGTCCGAGACTCACTTCAGTCCCATTAAACCGTTCGAGCCTCCTCTGAACTCTGTCAGCTTCGAGAAGGCATTGACACAGATCCTGGTACCTTTTCCCCACGAAAAGCAAGCCACGGGCGCTCTCCTTATTGGCTGTCAGGGAGACTGCCGCTGTCATTCCAAAGAGATCGAGGTAGTTAGTCTGATATTGAGCCAGGCAGCGGGCGTCCTGAGGCGTGCGGTCATCCAGGAAGAGGAAATGCAGGGTCTGCAGGCCAAGTTGGACAGTACCGCCGAGTTCAGTGGCATTGTCGGCCGGGATCCCAAGATGCAGCTCATATATAAATTGATAGAGGATGTGGCTCCCACAGATGCTACAGTGCTCATCCAGGGAGAGAGCGGCACGGGCAAAGAAGTAGTTGCCCGGGCTATCCACGAGCAGAGTCTTCGCAAGAACAACAAGTTTGTAGTCATAAACAGCTCCGCCTATCCGGCAACCTTGCTCGAAAGCGAACTCTTTGGCCATGAGAAGGGAGCCTTTACTGGAGCCACTCGCAGGAAGGCTGGTCGTTTCGAACAGGCCCATGGAGGCACCGTATTTCTCGATGAAGTTGCTGAAATTCCTCCCTCGGCTCAGATAAAACTGCTAAGGGTGTTGCAGACTCAGAAATTTGAAAGGGTGGGAGGCGAAAAAACCTTGTCGGTAGATGTGCGCATCATCGCCGCTACCAACAGGAACCTTATAACTCGGGTGAAGGAGGGCAACTTCAGAGAAGATCTCTACTATAGACTCAATGTCATTCCTATTTTTCTTCCTCCTCTGAGAGAAAGAAAAAATGATATTCCATTGTTGGTTCGCCATTTTCTCCGCCACTTCACGGCGGAGCAGGGGAAATCCATACAAGAAATTTCCCCGGAAGCCATGAGGCTCTTTCTCGACTATCCCTGGCCGGGAAATGTACGTGAACTGGAAAACAGCATCGAACATGCCACGGTCCTCGCCAAAGAGGAAAGAATCGTGGCATCAGACCTCCCTGTCAGCATACAATCAGACAGCAAGGTCGCCACGGCTGTGAAGGGGCCCATTTTGATGGAACACGAGAAGAAAGTCTTGCGTGAAGTACTCGATGATTGCCGCTGGAACAAGAAGCAAGCAGCCAAGCGACTTGGTATCAGCCGCAGTACTCTCTACGAGAAACTCAAGAAGTACCAGATCTACAGGCCCACCCCCCACTAG
- a CDS encoding cation:proton antiporter, which produces MAISLALIVVLGLAADILFRKFKLPGLVGMLIIGVLVGPYVLGLMRPEMMKVSADFRKIALIVILLRAGFELRRDTLNRIGKTAAVMSAVPAIFEIIVVTLIGPHFLHISYLEAAILGSILGAVSPAVVVPLMIDFIERGKGAKKGIPTLILAASSVDDVFVIVIFTILLGMYTGHKVNIAWQLAGIPISIILGIIVGIIPGYLLYKLFLKYDWQPPRRTLLVMGTAICLTWLEDVAHNVVPIASLLGVMAIGFIILEKEEAIAHIISQKLKKLWVFAELLLFVLVGAQVNISVAWKAGAAGLAVISLGLLARSVGTYLSVMGTDLDWKERLFCVVSYIPKATVQAAIGAVPLEAGVAAGEVILAVAVLSILVTAPLGAIGIMLMGEPILEIEKRTTYRFKDLREKLRLPRVGEKVRSKKYGTVWKIIEEREVWLEPAVPPETGFVPTPALYLRYWKVEPGLEPGRGKTMEYRYSILDSSFDQHWEILYD; this is translated from the coding sequence ATGGCTATAAGCCTGGCATTGATTGTGGTTCTGGGTCTGGCCGCTGACATACTCTTCCGCAAGTTCAAACTTCCAGGTCTTGTAGGCATGCTCATCATTGGAGTCCTGGTGGGGCCCTATGTGCTTGGTCTCATGCGGCCAGAGATGATGAAAGTATCCGCCGACTTCAGGAAAATTGCCCTGATCGTCATCTTACTGCGAGCCGGCTTCGAGCTGCGGCGAGACACCCTGAACCGAATCGGCAAGACAGCTGCTGTGATGTCTGCGGTGCCGGCCATTTTCGAAATCATAGTAGTTACCCTAATTGGTCCTCACTTTCTGCACATCTCCTATCTGGAGGCTGCTATTCTGGGAAGCATCCTCGGAGCAGTGTCACCCGCGGTAGTGGTCCCCTTGATGATTGATTTCATAGAGCGAGGCAAGGGGGCCAAGAAGGGCATCCCCACCCTGATCCTGGCGGCTTCATCAGTGGACGATGTGTTCGTCATTGTCATTTTCACCATTCTTCTCGGCATGTACACCGGCCACAAGGTAAATATTGCCTGGCAACTGGCGGGAATTCCCATATCTATTATCCTTGGCATAATAGTGGGGATCATTCCCGGCTACCTGCTCTACAAACTGTTCTTGAAATATGATTGGCAGCCACCCAGACGGACTCTCCTGGTCATGGGCACGGCCATCTGCCTCACCTGGCTCGAGGACGTAGCCCACAATGTAGTTCCCATCGCCAGTTTGCTTGGAGTTATGGCTATTGGCTTTATAATACTGGAGAAAGAGGAAGCAATTGCCCACATTATTTCACAGAAGCTCAAAAAGCTCTGGGTATTTGCCGAGTTACTGCTTTTCGTACTGGTGGGGGCGCAGGTCAATATCTCCGTGGCCTGGAAGGCTGGTGCTGCTGGTTTGGCGGTGATTTCACTAGGACTGCTGGCACGCTCAGTCGGCACCTATTTGTCTGTCATGGGTACAGACCTGGACTGGAAAGAGAGACTGTTCTGCGTGGTTTCCTATATACCCAAAGCCACAGTGCAGGCTGCAATCGGTGCGGTGCCCCTGGAAGCCGGAGTGGCTGCCGGTGAGGTCATCCTGGCAGTTGCAGTGCTGTCGATACTGGTGACAGCTCCGCTGGGAGCCATTGGCATCATGCTCATGGGGGAGCCCATCCTCGAAATCGAGAAGCGCACTACCTATCGGTTCAAAGACCTCAGAGAGAAACTGCGACTGCCGAGAGTGGGAGAGAAGGTGCGGAGCAAGAAATATGGGACTGTCTGGAAGATCATTGAGGAAAGGGAAGTCTGGTTAGAGCCGGCAGTGCCGCCTGAAACCGGCTTTGTACCCACTCCTGCCCTCTATCTGCGCTACTGGAAGGTCGAACCGGGGCTGGAGCCAGGCAGGGGCAAGACCATGGAGTACCGCTACAGCATACTGGATAGCTCTTTTGATCAGCACTGGGAAATACTCTATGATTGA
- a CDS encoding dynamin family protein gives MLDRYKQIRQDLMANIERLAAVSSSRGDTKVEESLLEIGEKLAGNRFHLVVLGQFKRGKSTFINSLLGDRVLPTAVVPLTSIVTLLKYGDREKIEVVFNHGQRSTISREEMAAYVTERGNPGNEKNVKHVEVSYPSLYLRDGVFLIDTPGVGSTFENNTEMTYNYLPKVDAALFLLAVDPPISQSEIAFLGDVRQYVEKIFFIQNKIDYMDEQDRQESMAFSKEVIEKALGSDGIRIYPLSAKLALEGKQSGNQRLLTQSGLPEFDRVLGEFLLKEKGKTVLRSALHGARKLLSDEEFAIELERRAIATPLEALEEKIRLFQEKMELIKRDREDNSYYFEGEMKRLIDMLDRDLLRLKEVEIPRLLNELHEAGEKHQHRSTAEYVRIMEEVLQNGIVRTFDEWIVREEEKLNEEYARVSKKFSDRANEIIDAIVNASAELFDLQLERFVAEETISSDSQLYYMVGDPPKFFDLEGALDFFSQKILPRGLSQARVLKDLQKKLPDKIDMNCGRVRWDFMDRIKKSFLKFRWDLNLKIEATEEGIRKAIDKAVELKKVSAAEMNKAEQLIAEQYKQIQEVKGELEVLEEAIQGL, from the coding sequence ATGCTAGACCGATACAAACAGATTCGGCAGGATCTCATGGCCAATATTGAACGGTTGGCCGCGGTCTCCTCAAGTCGTGGTGATACCAAGGTGGAAGAGAGCTTGCTGGAAATCGGTGAGAAGCTTGCCGGCAACCGTTTTCACCTGGTAGTGTTGGGGCAGTTTAAAAGGGGCAAGTCTACCTTTATCAACAGTCTGTTGGGAGACAGGGTGTTGCCTACCGCAGTAGTTCCCCTCACCTCTATTGTGACCCTGCTCAAATACGGTGACCGCGAGAAGATTGAAGTTGTGTTCAACCATGGTCAGCGAAGCACCATATCCCGGGAGGAGATGGCAGCCTACGTAACCGAAAGAGGCAACCCCGGCAACGAAAAGAATGTGAAACACGTGGAGGTAAGCTATCCTTCGCTTTATCTCAGAGACGGGGTGTTTCTCATTGACACCCCCGGCGTGGGTTCCACTTTTGAGAACAATACGGAAATGACCTACAACTACCTGCCCAAAGTCGATGCAGCTCTGTTTCTACTGGCTGTGGATCCACCGATCAGCCAGTCGGAGATCGCCTTTCTCGGAGATGTAAGACAGTATGTGGAGAAGATCTTTTTCATCCAGAACAAGATCGACTACATGGACGAGCAAGATCGGCAGGAGTCTATGGCCTTCTCAAAGGAGGTTATCGAGAAAGCGCTGGGTTCGGACGGCATCCGCATCTATCCTCTATCTGCCAAACTGGCCCTGGAAGGAAAACAATCCGGCAACCAGAGACTGCTTACTCAGAGTGGTCTGCCTGAGTTTGACAGGGTGCTGGGAGAGTTTCTTCTGAAAGAGAAGGGTAAAACTGTGCTGCGCTCTGCACTCCACGGCGCCAGAAAACTGCTGTCGGACGAAGAGTTCGCCATAGAGCTCGAGAGGCGGGCCATTGCCACACCACTGGAAGCCTTGGAAGAAAAGATCCGTCTCTTCCAGGAAAAGATGGAGTTGATCAAGCGCGACCGTGAAGACAACTCTTACTATTTCGAAGGTGAGATGAAGCGCCTCATCGATATGCTGGACCGCGACTTGCTGCGGCTGAAAGAGGTTGAAATCCCAAGGCTTCTCAATGAGCTACACGAGGCTGGAGAAAAACACCAGCACCGAAGCACAGCTGAGTATGTACGAATCATGGAAGAGGTACTCCAGAATGGCATCGTTCGGACGTTTGATGAATGGATTGTCCGCGAAGAAGAGAAGCTGAACGAAGAGTATGCCCGCGTGTCGAAAAAATTCTCCGATAGGGCCAATGAGATCATCGATGCAATCGTCAATGCCTCTGCTGAATTATTTGACTTGCAGTTGGAAAGATTTGTGGCTGAGGAAACCATAAGCAGCGACAGTCAACTGTACTACATGGTGGGGGACCCCCCGAAGTTTTTTGATCTGGAAGGAGCCCTCGACTTCTTTTCGCAAAAAATTCTCCCCAGAGGGCTTTCTCAGGCCAGGGTACTGAAGGACTTGCAGAAGAAGCTGCCTGACAAGATAGATATGAACTGTGGCCGAGTACGGTGGGATTTTATGGACCGAATCAAAAAGAGTTTTCTAAAATTTCGCTGGGACCTGAACCTCAAGATCGAAGCCACTGAAGAAGGAATCAGAAAGGCTATCGACAAGGCTGTGGAGTTGAAAAAGGTCAGCGCTGCGGAGATGAACAAAGCAGAACAGCTGATTGCCGAACAATACAAGCAGATCCAGGAGGTCAAGGGCGAACTCGAGGTGTTGGAAGAGGCCATCCAGGGTCTGTGA